The following is a genomic window from Candidatus Polarisedimenticolaceae bacterium.
ACCTCGGCGAATCTCGCGCGGCCGAGGCTCGCCTTGATCACCATCTCGGTCGCGTATTCCATCCCGGCGCAGCGCAGGTCGAGCGACTCGACGAACTCCCGGCGGAAACCGCGCAGACCGCAGTACACGTCGTGGATCGGGGCGCGGAACATCCGGCGCGCCAGCGCGCTGAACATCGGGTTCCCCCAGAACCGGTGGAGGAACGGCATCGCCCCCGGCATCACCGTGCCCCCGCCGGAGGGGAGGCGGCACCCCTGGACGAGATCGGCCCCCTCGCGCAGCGGCTTCACGAAGCGCGGGATCTCGAGGAAGTCGTAGCTGTCGTCGGCGTCGCCCATGATCACGAAGCGACCCTTCGCGCTCGCGATCCCCGCGCGCAGGGCGTTTCCGTACCCGCGGTCGGCGACCGGCACGACGCGGGCCCCGCAGCGCGCGGCGATCTCGCGCGAGCCGTCGGTGCTCCCGTTGTCGGCGACGACGACCTCCCCTTCGACCCCCGCGGCGGCGATGCCGGTGAGGGCCTTGCGGATGCACGTCTCGAGCGTGTCCGCTTCGTTGAGGCAGGGGATGACGACGGAGAGTTCCAACGGTGGGGATGCT
Proteins encoded in this region:
- a CDS encoding glycosyltransferase family 2 protein, which codes for MELSVVIPCLNEADTLETCIRKALTGIAAAGVEGEVVVADNGSTDGSREIAARCGARVVPVADRGYGNALRAGIASAKGRFVIMGDADDSYDFLEIPRFVKPLREGADLVQGCRLPSGGGTVMPGAMPFLHRFWGNPMFSALARRMFRAPIHDVYCGLRGFRREFVESLDLRCAGMEYATEMVIKASLGRARFAEVPVTLHPDGRKSHAPHLRTFRDGWRTLRFFLLCSPRWLFLVPGLALLALGALGYALALPGVRVFGARLDVHTLLVASLSALLGFNLIVSALCAKVFAITEGVLPEDPRLTRFFDRVRLEHGLIAGTGLFVVGVGLVGVVAAQWRASGFGPLDYAATMRWVIPGTFLAALGFQTMLSSFLLSVLGLRRR